A window of the Callospermophilus lateralis isolate mCalLat2 chromosome 7, mCalLat2.hap1, whole genome shotgun sequence genome harbors these coding sequences:
- the LOC143403624 gene encoding histone H3, translated as MARTKQTARKSTGGKAPRKQLATKAARKSAPATGGVKKPHRYRPGTVALREIRRYQKSTELLIRKLPFQRLVREIAQDFKTDLRFQSSAVMALQEASEAYLVGLFEDTNLCAIHAKRVTIMPKDIQLARRIRGERA; from the coding sequence ATGGCCCGTACGAAGCAGACCGCGCGCAAGTCGACCGGTGGCAAGGCCCCGCGGAAGCAGCTGGCCACCAAGGCGGCCCGCAAGAGCGCGCCGGCCACCGGCGGCGTCAAGAAGCCCCACCGCTACCGGCCCGGCACCGTGGCCCTGCGCGAGATCCGCCGCTACCAGAAGTCCACCGAGCTGCTGATCCGCAAGCTGCCGTTCCAGCGGCTGGTGCGCGAGATCGCGCAGGACTTCAAGACCGACCTGCGCTTCCAGAGCTCGGCCGTCATGGCGCTGCAGGAGGCCAGCGAGGCCTACCTGGTGGGGCTGTTCGAGGACACCAACCTGTGCGCCATCCACGCCAAGCGCGTCACCATCATGCCCAAGGACATCCAGCTGGCGCGCCGCATCCGCGGGGAGCGAGCTTAA
- the LOC143403511 gene encoding histone H2A type 2-A, translating to MSGRGKQGGKARAKAKSRSSRAGLQFPVGRVHRLLRKGNYAERVGAGAPVYMAAVLEYLTAEILELAGNAARDNKKTRIIPRHLQLAIRNDEELNKLLGKVTIAQGGVLPNIQAVLLPKKTESHHKAKGK from the coding sequence ATGTCCGGCCGTGGCAAGCAGGGAGGCAAGGCCCGCGCTAAGGCCAAGTCGCGCTCCTCGCGCGCTGGCCTCCAGTTCCCGGTGGGCCGGGTGCACCGCCTGCTGCGCAAGGGCAACTACGCCGAGCGGGTGGGGGCCGGCGCGCCCGTCTACATGGCGGCGGTGCTCGAGTACCTGACGGCCGAGATCCTGGAGCTGGCTGGCAACGCGGCCCGCGACAACAAGAAGACGCGCATCATCCCCCGTCACCTCCAGCTGGCCATCCGCAACGACGAGGAGCTGAACAAGCTGCTGGGCAAAGTGACCATCGCCCAGGGCGGCGTCCTGCCCAACATCCAGGCCGTGTTGCTCCCGAAGAAGACGGAGAGTCACCACAAGGCAAAGGGGAAGTGA
- the LOC143403661 gene encoding histone H2B type 1-C/E/F/G/I-like, with translation MPEPAKSAPAPKKGSKKAVTKAQKKDGKKRKRSRKESYSVYVYKVLKQVHPDTGISSKAMGIMNSFVNDIFERIAGEASRLAHYNKRSTITSREIQTAVRLLLPGELAKHAVSEGTKAVTKYTSSNEMLFDKLAYAG, from the exons ATGCCGGAGCCGGCCAAGTCCGCTCCGGCCCCCAAGAAGGGCTCCAAGAAAGCCGTCACCAAGGCCCAGAAGAAGGACGGCAAGAAGCGCAAGCGCAGCCGCAAGGAGAGCTACTCCGTGTACGTGTACAAAGTGCTGAAGCAGGTCCACCCCGACACCGGCATCTCGTCCAAGGCCATGGGCATCATGAACTCGTTCGTCAACGACATCTTCGAGCGCATCGCCGGCGAAGCGTCCCGCCTGGCGCACTACAACAAGCGCTCGACCATCACGTCGCGGGAGATCCAGACGGCCGTGCGCCTGCTGCTGCCCGGGGAGCTGGCCAAGCACGCCGTGTCCGAGGGCACCAAGGCGGTCACCAAGTACACCAGCTCCAA TGAAATGCTATTTGACAAGCTTGCCTACGCAGGATAG